In Thunnus thynnus chromosome 13, fThuThy2.1, whole genome shotgun sequence, the following proteins share a genomic window:
- the LOC137196310 gene encoding putative olfactory receptor 52L2, whose translation MYIIHDFFFSPLFYFCVAQMENYTYNSLILQLEGLRITKTNKHPVFLFLLQTYMLILIANMGIVFLIWTERSLHQPMYLLFCNLSVNDVMGNSLLVPRVLAYIHVPSSERFIHYYECVMQAFTSHMYGTNAHTVLMIGLTIRLNRCRNRITNPYCDNASLFKLSCESVFINNVYGLTFTVVLLSSSIGSIILTYAKITAACLTNKSKSLNSKALKTCSTHLCLYLLMLLSGMIPIILHRFPQYTEYRKISAILFHIVPGSLNPIIYGLQSQEIHRCLSNILQLRKIKPSF comes from the exons ATGTATAtcattcatgatttttttttctctcctctgttttatttttgtgtagcGCAGATGGAAAACTATACGTACAACAGCCTCATTCTTCAACTTGAGGGGTTAAGGATCACCAAGACTAACAAGCATCCTGTCTTCTTATTTCTGCTCCAGACCTACATGTTAATCTTAATTGCCAACATGGGCATTGTGTTTTTGATATGGACAGAGAGAAGCCTCCACCAGCCGATGTATCTGCTCTTCTGTAACCTGTCGGTTAATGATGTCATGGGAAACTCTCTACTGGTTCCTCGGGTGCTTGCATACATCCATGTGCCTTCTTCTGAGCGCTTCATCCACTATTATGAGTGTGTGATGCAAGCTTTCACCTCACACATGTATGGCACTAATGCACACACTGTGCTCATGA TCGGTCTGACCATACGGCTGAATCGATGCAGGAATCGGATCACAAATCCTTATTGTGACAATGCCTCCCTGTTTAAACTCTCCTGTGAGAGTGTGTTCATCAATAACGTCTATGGCCTCACTTTCACTGTCGTCCTGCTCTCATCCTCTATAGGCAGTATAATTCTTACTTATGCTAAAATCACGGCAGCGTGTCTAACTAATAAGAGCAAGTCTTTGAACAGTAAAGCCCTGAAGACCTGCAGTACTCATCTGTGCTTGTATCTGCTCATGCTTCTCAGTGGGATGATTCCCATCATTCTTCATCGCTTCCCCCAGTACACAGAGTACAGGAAGATTTCAGCCATTCTCTTTCACATTGTTCCCGGCAGCCTAAACCCCATCATCTATGGGCTGCAGTCCCAAGAAATACACAGatgtttgtcaaatattttacaGCTCAGAAAAATTAAGCCGTCATTTTAG
- the LOC137195076 gene encoding putative olfactory receptor 52L2, whose protein sequence is MENYTYNSLILQLEGLRITKTNKHPVFLFLLLAYVFILIANVGIVFLIWTERSLHQPMYLLFCNLSVNDVMGNSLLVPRVLADIHVPSSERFIHYYECVMQAFTTHMYGTNAHTVLMIMAFDRYIAICNPLQYATIMTGKMVIKLTVSAWGVAFVLVGILLGLTIRLNRCRTLIMNPYCDNPSLFKLSCDSVFINNIYGLAFTVVLLSSSIGSIILTYSKITAACLTNKSKSLNSKALKTCSTHLCLYLLMLLSGMIPIILHRFLQYTEYRKISALLFHIVPGILNPIIYGLQSQEIHKCLSNILQLRKIKPSF, encoded by the coding sequence ATGGAAAACTATACGTACAACAGCCTCATTCTTCAGCTCGAGGGGTTAAGGATCACCAAGACTAACAAGCATCCTGTCTTCTTATTTCTGCTCTTGGCCTATGTATTCATCTTAATTGCCAATGTGGGCATTGTGTTTTTGATATGGACAGAGAGAAGCCTCCACCAGCCGATGTATCTGCTCTTCTGTAACCTGTCGGTTAATGATGTCATGGGAAACTCTCTCCTGGTTCCTCGGGTGCTGGCAGACATCCATGTACCTTCCTCTGAGCGCTTCATCCACTATTATGAGTGTGTGATGCAAGCTTTCACCACACACATGTATGGCACTAATGCACACACTGTGCTCATGATTATGGCCTTTGACAGATATATTGCCATCTGTAATCCACTGCAGTATGCTACCATAATGACCGGCAAAATGGTGATCAAGCTGACGGTTTCTGCCTGGGGAGTGGCCTTTGTTTTGGTCGGGATTTTGCTCGGTCTGACCATACGGCTGAACCGATGCAGGACTCTGATCATGAATCCTTATTGTGACAATCCCTCCCTGTTTAAACTCTCCTGTGATAGTGTGTTCATCAATAACATCTATGGCCTCGCTTTCACTGTCGTCCTGCTCTCATCCTCTATAGGCAGTATAATTCTTACGTATTCTAAAATCACAGCAGCGTGTCTAACTAATAAGAGCAAGTCTTTGAACAGTAAAGCCCTGAAGACCTGCAGTACTCATCTGTGCTTGTATCTGCTCATGCTTCTCAGTGGGATGATTCCCATCATTCTTCATCGCTTCCTGCAGTACACAGAGTACAGGAAGATTTCAGCCCTTCTCTTTCACATTGTTCCCGGCATCCTCAACCCCATCATCTATGGGCTGCAGTCCCAAGAAATACATAAGTGtttgtcaaatattttacaGCTCAGAAAAATTAAGCCGTCATTTTAG
- the LOC137195078 gene encoding putative olfactory receptor 52L2, which produces MENYTYNSLTLELEGLKVTKTSKYPVFVILLLTYGFILIANVGIMVLIWTERSLQQPMYLLFCNLSINDVMGNSLLVPRVLADILVPSSERFIHYYECVMQAFILHMFGANAHTVLMIMAFDRYIAICNPLQYATIMTDKMVIKLTVSAWGVAFVLVGILLGLTIRLNRCRTRITNPYCDNASLFKLSCESVFINNVYGLTFTVVLLSSSIGSIILTYAKITAACLTSKSKSLNSKALKTCSTHLCLYLIMLLSGMILIILHRFPQYADYGKISAILFHVIPGSLNPIIYGLQSQEIHKCLSNMRHLKKVTPSF; this is translated from the coding sequence ATGGAAAACTATACATACAACAGCCTCACACTGGAGCTTGAGGGGTTAAAAGTCACCAAGACTTCCAAGTACCCTGTCTTCGTCATTCTGCTTTTGACCTATGGGTTTATCTTAATTGCCAACGTGGGCATTATGGTTTTGATATGGACAGAGAGAAGCCTCCAACAGCCGATGTATCTGCTCTTCTGTAACCTGTCAATTAATGACGTCATGGGAAACTCTCTGCTGGTTCCTCGGGTGCTTGCAGATATCCTGGTGCCTTCCTCTGAGCGCTTCATCCACTACTATGAGTGTGTGATGCAAGCTTTCATCCTACACATGTTTGGCGCTAATGCACACACTGTGCTCATGATTATGGCCTTTGACAGATATATTGCCATCTGTAATCCACTGCAGTATGCTACCATAATGACTGACAAAATGGTGATCAAGCTGACAGTTTCTGCCTGGGGAGTGGCCTTTGTTTTGGTCGGGATTCTGCTCGGTCTGACCATACGGCTGAACCGATGCAGGACTCGGATCACAAATCCTTATTGTGACAATGCCTCCCTGTTTAAACTCTCCTGTGAGAGTGTGTTCATCAATAACGTCTATGGCCTCACTTTCACTGTCGTCCTGCTCTCATCCTCTATAGGCAGTATAATTCTTACTTATGCTAAAATCACAGCAGCGTGTCTAACTAGTAAGAGCAAGTCTTTGAACAGTAAAGCCCTGAAGACCTGCAGCACTCATCTGTGCTTGTATCTGATCATGCTTCTCAGTGGGATGATCCTCATCATCCTTCATCGCTTCCCCCAGTACGCAGATTACGGGAAGATTTCAGCAATTCTCTTTCACGTCATTCCCGGCAGCCTAAACCCCATCATCTATGGGCTGCAGTCCCAAGAAATACATAAGTGTTTGTCAAATATGCGCCACCTGAAAAAAGTTACAccatcattttaa
- the LOC137196311 gene encoding olfactory receptor 6N1-like, whose product MELLPFDISHESPKDSYLPLSSNPRSSFVNSTWEPDGISFFIIQGLANLGEKKMILFVILLLVYIIILGGNIMIIFVVLTDPKLNSPMYFFLCNLSFVDIVYTTTTIPNMLSGFLTDMKTISILGCFFQMHFFIQLAVTGRAILTVMAYDRYVAICNPLRYSTIMTRPVRLLLIAGAWGFGAFCTLPATSLAWQQPYCGPNVVRHGWCDVSSVRRLACADTSVDSIVSISFALVALLTTAILILTSYVLIGVSISRMSVAQRLKAVGTCAAHLTVVSISYSSASFVYISYRVGNFPPEVRIIVSVLYSALTPFLNPMIYSLRNKELRESIRRTLSRFRPAVGSAMKDINTVS is encoded by the exons ATGGAGCTTCTGCCGTTTGATATTTCACATGAAAGCCCCAAAG atTCATACCTGCCCTTGTCATCCAATCCCAGATCCAGCTTTGTAAACAGCACCTGGGAGCCTGATGGCATCTCTTTTTTCATCATCCAGGGTCTCGCCAACCTCGGCGAGAAAAAGATGATCCTTTTTGTCATCCTGCTGCTGGTTTACATCATCATCCTGGGAGGAAACATCATGATTATCTTTGTG GTGTTGACTGATCCAAAGCTCAACTCTCCCATGTACTTTTTCCTCTGCAACCTCTCCTTTGTGGACATAGtctacaccaccaccaccatccccAACATGCTATCCGGCTTCCTGACAGACATGAAAACCATTTCCATATTGGGCTGCTTCTTCCAAATGCATTTCTTCATTCAGCTAGCCGTAACCGGCCGCGCCATCCTGACTGTCATGGCATACGACCGCTACGTAGCCATCTGCAACCCTCTGCGCTACTCCACCATCATGACCCGGCCCGTCCGGCTGCTCCTCATTGCAGGAGCCTGGGGCTTCGGTGCATTCTGCACGCTACCGGCCACCTCATTGGCCTGGCAGCAGCCTTACTGTGGCCCAAATGTGGTAAGACATGGCTGGTGCGACGTGTCATCTGTAAGGCGGCTGGCGTGCGCTGACACGTCAGTGGACAGCATTGTGTCCATTTCCTTCGCCCTGGTGGCGCTACTGACCACAgccatcctcatcctcacctcctATGTGCTGATTGGTGTTTCTATATCAAGGATGAGTGTTGCTCAGCGGTTGAAGGCTGTCGGGACTTGTGCTGCCCACCTGACTGTGGTGTCCATCTCTTACAGCTCGGCCTCCTTTGTATACATCTCCTACCGGGTAGGAAACTTTCCACCAGAG gttCGAATCATTGTCTCTGTGCTGTACTCTGCCCTGACACCTTTTCTGAACCCGATGATCTACAGTCTGAGGAACAAGGAGCTGCGAGAGTCCATCAGAAGGACTTTAAGCAGGTTCAGACCTGCTGTTGGATCAGCTATGAAGGATATCAACACAGTGTCCTGA
- the LOC137195079 gene encoding olfactory receptor 52Z1P-like: MENETFNADIIFIEGLKVIPGSSIPAFVLLLLIYIFILVSNIGLVVLITMERSLHEPMYLLFCNMSINDVFGATAIIPRLLSNVFTPITDWYIHYIDCVVQAFASHFHAGTSHTVLMIMAFDRYVAICNPLRYATIMTNKMVVKLSVGAWVAAFISVAILLGLAIRLTRCRRVIINPFCDNASLFKLSCQNLLINHIYGLGSAVVILGSSLGSITLTYLKIAMVCLSSKNKVMNSRALQTCATHLVVYLIMLVSCFTPMIMHRHPEWADNGKVASVMFHVVPPVLNPIIYGLQCKDLKQRIVALFHKNKVMDGKSAARRRTFHK; encoded by the coding sequence ATGGAGAACGAAACCTTCAATGCAGATATTATATTCATTGAGGGGTTAAAGGTCATCCCTGGGTCCTCCATTCCCGCCTTCGTCCTCCTCCTACTCATCTATATCTTCATCTTGGTGTCCAACATCGGCCTGGTAGTCCTGATTACCATGGAGAGGAGCCTCCATGAGCCCATGTATCTGCTCTTCTGCAACATGAGTATTAATGACGTTTTTGGGGCCACGGCCATCATTCCGAGATTGCTAAGTAATGTTTTTACTCCAATCACAGACTGGTACATTCATTATATAGACTGTGTTGTTCAGGCTTTTGCTTCTCACTTTCATGCAGGCACCTCTCACACGGTGCTTATGATCATGGCATTTGATCGCTACGTGGCCATCTGCAACCCCCTGCGATACGCCACCATCATGACCAACAAGATGGTGGTGAAGCTGTCGGTGGGGGCCTGGGTGGCGGCCTTCATCTCTGTTGCGATTCTTCTTGGCCTCGCTATCCGCTTGACGCGCTGCAGGCGGGTTATAATCAACCCCTTCTGTGACAACGCCTCCTTGTTCAAACTGTCCTGCCAGAACCTTCTCATCAACCACATCTACGGCCTTGGCAGCGCCGTGGTCATCCTGGGATCCTCCCTCGGCAGCATAACGCTCACCTACCTGAAGATCGCCATGGTGTGTTTGAGCAGTAAGAACAAGGTAATGAACAGCCGGGCGCTGCAGACCTGCGCCACCCACCTGGTTGTGTACCTCATCATGTTGGTTTCGTGCTTCACCCCCATGATCATGCACCGTCACCCTGAGTGGGCGGACAACGGGAAAGTGGCGTCAGTCATGTTTCATGTCGTCCCTCCGGTCCTGAACCCCATTATCTACGGGCTGCAGTGTAAAGATCTCAAACAGAGGATTGTTGCCTTGTTTCACAAGAATAAAGTCATGGATGGGAAAAGTGCCGCAAGGAGACGAACCTTCCACAAATAA
- the LOC137196312 gene encoding olfactory receptor 6N1-like, with protein sequence MELLPFDISHESPKDSYLPLSSNPRSSFVNSTLDPDGISFFIIQGLANLGEKKMILFVILLLVYIIILGGNIMIIFVVLTDPKLNSPMYFFLCNLSFVDIVYTTTTIPNMLSGFLTDMKTISKSGCFFQMHFFIQLAVTGRAILTVMAYDRYVAICNPLRYFTIMTRPVRLLLIAGAWGFGTFCTLPAISLAWQRPYCGPNVVRHGWCDVSSVRRLACADTSVDSIVSISFALVALLTTAILILTSYVLIGVSISRMSVAQRLKAVGTCAAHLTVVSISYSSASFVYISYRVGNFPPEVRIIVSVLYSALTPFLNPMIYSLRNKELRESIRRTLSRFRPAVGSAMKDINTVS encoded by the exons ATGGAGCTTCTGCCATTTGATATTTCACATGAAAGCCCCAAAG atTCATACCTGCCCTTGTCATCCAATCCCAGATCCAGCTTTGTTAACAGCACCTTGGATCCTGATGGCATCTCTTTTTTCATCATCCAGGGTCTCGCCAACCTCGGCGAGAAAAAGATGATCCTTTTTGTCATCCTGCTGCTGGTTTACATCATCATCCTGGGAGGAAACATCATGATTATCTTTGTg GTGTTGACTGATCCAAAGCTCAACTCTCCCATGTACTTTTTCCTCTGCAACCTCTCCTTTGTGGACATAGtctacaccaccaccaccatccccAACATGCTGTCCGGCTTCCTGACAGACATGAAAACCATTTCTAAATCGGGCTGCTTCTTCCAAATGCATTTCTTCATTCAGCTAGCCGTAACCGGCCGTGCCATACTGACTGTCATGGCGTACGACCGCTACGTAGCCATCTGCAACCCTCTGCGCTACTTCACCATCATGACCCGGCCCGTCCGGCTGCTCCTCATTGCAGGAGCCTGGGGCTTCGGCACATTCTGCACGCTGCCGGCCATCTCGTTGGCCTGGCAGCGGCCTTACTGTGGCCCAAATGTGGTAAGACATGGCTGGTGCGACGTGTCATCTGTAAGGCGGCTGGCGTGCGCTGACACCTCAGTGGACAGCATTGTGTCCATTTCCTTCGCCCTGGTGGCACTACTGACCACAgccatcctcatcctcacctcctATGTGCTGATTGGTGTTTCTATATCAAGGATGAGTGTTGCTCAGCGGTTGAAGGCTGTCGGGACTTGTGCTGCCCACCTGACTGTGGTGTCCATCTCTTACAGCTCGGCCTCCTTTGTATACATCTCCTACCGGGTAGGAAACTTTCCACCAGAG gttCGAATCATTGTCTCTGTGCTGTACTCTGCCCTGACACCTTTTCTGAACCCGATGATCTACAGTCTGAGGAACAAGGAGCTGCGAGAGTCCATCAGAAGGACTTTAAGCAGGTTCAGACCTGCTGTTGGATCAGCTATGAAGGATATCAACACAGTGTCCTGA
- the LOC137195080 gene encoding olfactory receptor 52Z1P-like: MENETFNADIIFIEGLKVIPGSSIPAFVLLLLIYIFILVSNIGLVVLITMERSLHEPMYLLFCNMSINDVFGATAIIPSLLSNVFTPITDRYIHYIDCVVQAFASHFHAGTSHTVLMIMAFDRYVAICNPLRYATIMTNKMVVKLSVGAWVAAFISVAILLGLAIRLTRCRRVIINPFCDNASLFKLSCQNLLINHIYGLGSAVVILGSSLGSIMLTYLRIAMVCLSSKNKVLNSRALQTCATHLAVYLIMLVSCFTPMIMHRHPEWADNGKVASVMFHVVPPVLNPIIYGLQCKDLKQRIVALFHKNKVMDGKSAARGRTFHK, encoded by the coding sequence ATGGAGAACGAAACCTTCAATGCAGATATTATATTCATTGAGGGGTTAAAGGTCATCCCCGGGTCCTCCATACCCGCCTTCGTCCTCCTCCTACTCATCTATATCTTCATCTTGGTGTCCAACATTGGCCTGGTAGTCCTGATTACCATGGAGAGGAGCCTCCATGAGCCCATGTATCTGCTCTTCTGCAACATGAGTATTAATGACGTTTTTGGGGCCACGGCCATCATTCCGAGCTTGCTAAGTAATGTTTTTACTCCAATCACAGACCGGTACATTCATTACATAGACTGTGTTGTTCAGGCTTTTGCTTCTCACTTTCATGCAGGCACCTCTCACACGGTGCTCATGATCATGGCGTTTGATCGCTACGTGGCCATCTGCAACCCCCTGCGATACGCCACCATCATGACCAACAAGATGGTGGTGAAGCTGTCGGTGGGGGCCTGGGTGGCGGCCTTCATCTCTGTTGCGATTCTTCTTGGCCTCGCTATCCGCTTGACGCGCTGCAGGCGGGTTATAATCAACCCCTTCTGTGACAACGCTTCCTTGTTCAAACTGTCCTGCCAGAACCTTCTCATCAACCACATCTACGGCCTTGGCAGCGCCGTGGTCATCCTGGGATCCTCCCTCGGCAGCATAATGCTCACCTACCTGAGGATCGCCATGGTGTGTTTGAGCAGTAAGAACAAGGTGCTGAACAGCCGGGCGCTGCAGACCTGCGCCACCCACCTGGCTGTGTACCTCATCATGTTGGTTTCCTGCTTCACCCCCATGATCATGCACCGTCACCCTGAGTGGGCGGACAACGGGAAAGTGGCGTCAGTCATGTTTCATGTCGTCCCTCCGGTCCTGAACCCCATTATCTACGGGCTGCAGTGTAAAGATCTCAAACAGAGGATTGTTGCCTTGTTTCACAAGAATAAAGTCATGGATGGGAAAAGTGCTGCAAGGGGACGAACCTTCCACAAATAA
- the LOC137195081 gene encoding olfactory receptor 52N4-like — translation MENETFNLDILQLEGLKVSPEASIPAFVLLLLIYIFIMVSNIGLVILIFMESSLHEPMYLLFCNMSINDAFGATTIIPSVLGYIFTPIAQRYIHYYECVIQAFCAHFHVAISHTVLTIMAFDRYVAICNPLRYATIMTKRMVVSLSVGAWGTAFFLVAILVSLSVCLSRCRRAVHNPFCDNASLFKLSCENVLINHVYGLGTGVAIMCGSLSSVTLSYLRIAMVCLSSKNKALNSKALQTCATHLAVYILLLFSGNIIIILHRFPNLSDHRKVASVLIHVVPPSVNAIIYGLQIKALRERIVIVLTGKK, via the coding sequence ATGGAGAACGAGACTTTCAATTTAGATATTCTACAGCTGGAGGGGTTAAAGGTCAGCCCCGAGGCCTCCATTCCCGccttcgtcctcctcctcctcatctacATCTTCATCATGGTGTCCAACATCGGCCTGGTAATCCTGATCTTCATGGAGTCGAGCCTCCATGAGCCCATGTACCTGCTTTTCTGCAACATGAGTATTAACGATGCATTCGGTGCCACGACCATCATTCCCAGCGTACTGGGTTATATTTTTACACCTATTGCACAGCGTTACATTCATTATTATGAGTGTGTCATTCAGGCCTTCTGTGCTCACTTTCATGTAGCCATCTCTCACACGGTACTCACTATCATGGCCTTCGATCGCTACGTGGCCATCTGCAACCCCCTGCGATACGCCACCATCATGACCAAGCGGATGGTGGTGTCGCTGTCGGTGGGGGCCTGGGGGACGGCTTTCTTTTTGGTTGCAATCCTCGTGAGCCTCAGCGTCTGCCTATCACGCTGCAGACGGGCTGTACACAACCCGTTCTGCGACAATGCCTCCTTGTTCAAGCTGTCCTGTGAAAATGTTCTCATCAACCACGTTTATGGCCTCGGTACCGGCGTGGCCATAATGTGCGGCTCTCTTTCCAGCGTGACGCTTTCCTACTTGAGGATCGCCATGGTGTGTTTGAGTAGTAAGAACAAAGCTCTGAACAGCAAAGCGCTGCAGACCTGCGCCACCCACCTGGCTGTGTACATCCTCCTGCTCTTTTCAggcaacatcatcatcatcctccatCGTTTCCCGAACTTATCAGACCACAGGAAGGTAGCGTCTGTCTTGATCCACGTGGTTCCTCCTTCAGTGAACGCTATTATCTATGGACTGCAAATCAAAGCACTCAGAGAGAGAATTGTTATTGTgttaacagggaaaaaatga